A genomic window from Anthonomus grandis grandis chromosome 2, icAntGran1.3, whole genome shotgun sequence includes:
- the LOC126746458 gene encoding sepiapterin reductase isoform X1, translating to MHLYMRFDAKYGFFRNLAIHTIKNFKNITKNSAKQDQMFKHSWFQKNLKIYLDVGRSKTSSTMPSPLAVNFSKKSVVVITGASKGIGQTIATEISSRLNQNSILVLLARDNNGLDETKKRIAEIDKSLTVLTYSLDLSKPDQESYNSIFNEILETIDTKDIEFGYIFHNAGHIGTLKETTELTDLAQWRQYYDLNLFSAVLLNSVFIKKLRPIAPQLVVVNITSLVGRMPFANLAMYGSGKASREIFFKVLAVEQPKVTVLNYSPGPVLTDMFNTICDSAEDPELKKNFQETREKSVLTTDQTVTKLLTILEQGDYKSGDTIDYFDRI from the exons ATGCACTTGTATATGAGATTTGATGCTAAGTATGGCTTTTTTAGGAACCTTGCAATACacacaataaaaaatttcaaaaatataacaaaaaattccgCTAAGCAAGATCAAATGTTTAAGCACTCATGgtttcagaaaaatttgaaaatttatctaGACGTAGGACGGTCAAAAACTA GCTCAACCATGCCAAGCCCTCTTGCagtaaatttctcaaaaaaatctgtAGTGGTCATAACAGGAGCCTCCAAAGGCATTGGACAAACTATCGCAACAGAGATCTCCTCTCGCCTCAATCAAAATTCCATTTTAGTCCTTTTAGCGAGAGACAACAATGGTctggacgaaactaagaaacgTATCGCCGAAATCGATAAGTCTTTAACAGTATTAACCTACAGCTTGGACTTATCAAAACCCGATCAGGAATCATACAATTcaatttttaacgaaattcttgaAACTATTGACACCAAAGATATAGAGTTTGGTTACATATTCCACAATGCTGGCCACATAGGCACTTTGAAAGAAACCACTGAACTGACAGATTTGGCACAATGGAGACAATACTATGACTTAAACCTCTTCTCTGCGGTGcttttaaatagtgtttttatcaaaaaactgcGTCCTATAGCGCCACAACTGGTGGTCGTTAATATAACATCATTGGTAGGACGAATGCCTTTTGCTAACCTTGCCATGTACGGGTCAGGAAAAGCTTCCCgtgaaatcttttttaaagtacTGGCTGTGGAACAGCCGAAGGTTACAGTACTGAACTACTCACCTGGGCCAGTATTAACAGATATGTTTAATACAATTTGTGATTCTGCGGAGGATCCCGAgttgaagaaaaattttcagGAGACAAGGGAGAAGAGCGTGCTAACTACGGACCAAACTGTTACTAAGCTGCTAACCATCTTGGAGCAAGGGGATTACAAAAGTGGAGAtactattgattattttgaTAGAATTTAA
- the LOC126746458 gene encoding sepiapterin reductase isoform X2: MPSPLAVNFSKKSVVVITGASKGIGQTIATEISSRLNQNSILVLLARDNNGLDETKKRIAEIDKSLTVLTYSLDLSKPDQESYNSIFNEILETIDTKDIEFGYIFHNAGHIGTLKETTELTDLAQWRQYYDLNLFSAVLLNSVFIKKLRPIAPQLVVVNITSLVGRMPFANLAMYGSGKASREIFFKVLAVEQPKVTVLNYSPGPVLTDMFNTICDSAEDPELKKNFQETREKSVLTTDQTVTKLLTILEQGDYKSGDTIDYFDRI; encoded by the coding sequence ATGCCAAGCCCTCTTGCagtaaatttctcaaaaaaatctgtAGTGGTCATAACAGGAGCCTCCAAAGGCATTGGACAAACTATCGCAACAGAGATCTCCTCTCGCCTCAATCAAAATTCCATTTTAGTCCTTTTAGCGAGAGACAACAATGGTctggacgaaactaagaaacgTATCGCCGAAATCGATAAGTCTTTAACAGTATTAACCTACAGCTTGGACTTATCAAAACCCGATCAGGAATCATACAATTcaatttttaacgaaattcttgaAACTATTGACACCAAAGATATAGAGTTTGGTTACATATTCCACAATGCTGGCCACATAGGCACTTTGAAAGAAACCACTGAACTGACAGATTTGGCACAATGGAGACAATACTATGACTTAAACCTCTTCTCTGCGGTGcttttaaatagtgtttttatcaaaaaactgcGTCCTATAGCGCCACAACTGGTGGTCGTTAATATAACATCATTGGTAGGACGAATGCCTTTTGCTAACCTTGCCATGTACGGGTCAGGAAAAGCTTCCCgtgaaatcttttttaaagtacTGGCTGTGGAACAGCCGAAGGTTACAGTACTGAACTACTCACCTGGGCCAGTATTAACAGATATGTTTAATACAATTTGTGATTCTGCGGAGGATCCCGAgttgaagaaaaattttcagGAGACAAGGGAGAAGAGCGTGCTAACTACGGACCAAACTGTTACTAAGCTGCTAACCATCTTGGAGCAAGGGGATTACAAAAGTGGAGAtactattgattattttgaTAGAATTTAA